A stretch of the Chitinophaga sp. Cy-1792 genome encodes the following:
- a CDS encoding ABC transporter permease produces MRLPSFIARRIAFNKSSSFSGFIIKIAIAATAVSVAVMILAIGLVNGFQEVIQGKIFDFWGNILINQYQPNAGPLTQEKPFDYDSTLVRNIRQLPEVKSINSYATKSAIVKADKEIDGVIFKGVGKDYNWESLKRFIVAGNILQYNDSTFAPGVILSSSIANDLNLKVNDKVIIYFIQGGGQSPRARKLTVTGIYKTAIEDYDKTYILGDINLIRRLNDWDPQQIGGYEIAVKDYHQMDSTAKYIDENMLSGDLFTRTIADIYPNIFDWLKLQNKNKYIILIIMTIVAAINLVTALLILILERTNMVGILKALGMRNWSIQKIFTWHAAYIITIGIAIGDFVGLSLAWLQQTYGLFKLPEDTYYMPVAAVSLYWYEVVAINAGTLLICICILLLPSLIIRKITPVKAIQFK; encoded by the coding sequence ATGCGCTTACCAAGTTTTATTGCCCGCAGGATAGCTTTTAACAAGAGTTCTTCCTTCTCTGGATTCATTATCAAAATAGCCATAGCAGCTACTGCTGTTAGTGTGGCTGTCATGATCCTGGCAATCGGATTGGTAAACGGCTTCCAGGAAGTTATTCAGGGGAAAATCTTCGATTTCTGGGGAAATATACTGATCAACCAGTATCAGCCCAATGCAGGCCCGCTAACCCAGGAAAAACCCTTCGACTACGACAGTACACTCGTCAGAAATATCCGCCAGCTTCCCGAAGTGAAGTCCATCAACAGCTATGCTACAAAATCTGCTATCGTTAAAGCCGATAAAGAAATTGACGGAGTAATATTCAAAGGCGTTGGTAAAGACTATAACTGGGAATCCCTGAAAAGGTTCATTGTGGCCGGTAATATTCTGCAATACAACGACAGCACCTTCGCCCCCGGCGTAATCCTCAGCAGCAGCATCGCCAACGACCTTAACCTGAAAGTCAATGATAAAGTGATCATCTACTTTATTCAGGGCGGCGGACAATCGCCAAGAGCCAGAAAACTAACGGTAACGGGTATATACAAAACAGCGATCGAGGATTATGATAAAACCTATATCCTGGGTGATATCAACCTTATCCGCCGCCTCAACGACTGGGACCCGCAACAGATCGGCGGCTACGAAATCGCGGTTAAAGACTACCACCAAATGGACTCCACCGCTAAGTACATCGATGAAAATATGCTCAGCGGCGACCTCTTCACCCGCACCATCGCAGACATCTACCCTAATATCTTCGACTGGCTGAAACTCCAGAACAAGAATAAATATATCATCCTCATTATCATGACCATCGTGGCGGCGATCAACCTCGTCACCGCACTGCTGATACTCATCCTGGAAAGGACCAACATGGTAGGCATCCTCAAGGCACTGGGCATGCGCAACTGGTCTATACAGAAAATCTTTACCTGGCACGCAGCCTATATCATCACCATTGGCATCGCCATCGGGGATTTCGTCGGGCTTTCACTGGCCTGGCTGCAACAGACATATGGCCTCTTCAAACTCCCCGAAGACACCTACTACATGCCTGTTGCTGCCGTATCGCTCTACTGGTATGAAGTGGTGGCGATCAATGCAGGTACCTTACTCATATGCATCTGCATACTTTTGCTACCTTCATTGATCATCCGCAAAATCACGCCGGTTAAAGCAATCCAGTTCAAATAA
- a CDS encoding DUF5103 domain-containing protein: protein MRKALLMLALLYAALLPSVLKAQELAITPDHVYQSNIKSVKLNQAGDPLSLPMITLGSSEQLELAFDDMDNDVKSYYYTFVLCNADWSPAQVNQLEYLRGFSEIRIQNYKMSSIAFQRYTHYSAQLPGGNSFPIKSGNYLLKVYLDSDTTQLAFTRRMMVVDNKAGIAGYIQQPVSPKLFRTHQKVNFEVNMGALNIPNPFDQIKVVILQNGRWDNAVVNPRPQFINNNVIKYNTEVDCVIPGGKEFRWIDLRSFRLQTERVKHTEYHTNSTDVYAQPDVERADKIYQFIKDINGKYYLATLDDYDPNFEGDYASVHFNFSSPEPYAGYDMYIFGEFTNYETNDLNRMKYNPQTRAYECTLLLKQGYYNYIYGLIDQRDPAGKFSTALTEGDYWETENNYTILLYYRSLGTRIDQLVSTITLNTILNRK from the coding sequence ATGCGTAAAGCACTATTGATGTTGGCGCTCCTGTATGCTGCACTGTTGCCCTCAGTTTTAAAGGCCCAGGAATTAGCCATTACACCTGACCACGTTTATCAAAGTAATATTAAGTCTGTAAAGCTGAACCAGGCGGGCGACCCGCTAAGTCTGCCCATGATTACCCTGGGCTCTTCGGAGCAGCTGGAGCTGGCTTTTGATGATATGGACAATGATGTAAAGAGTTACTATTATACTTTTGTACTCTGTAATGCAGACTGGTCGCCGGCTCAGGTGAACCAGCTGGAATATCTCCGTGGATTCTCTGAGATCAGGATACAGAACTATAAGATGTCCAGCATTGCTTTTCAGCGTTATACACACTATAGTGCGCAATTGCCGGGCGGTAATAGCTTCCCGATCAAATCCGGGAATTATCTCCTGAAGGTTTACCTGGACAGCGATACCACGCAGCTGGCGTTTACCCGCAGGATGATGGTGGTAGACAATAAAGCCGGTATTGCCGGTTATATTCAGCAGCCGGTGAGCCCTAAATTATTCCGCACGCACCAGAAAGTGAACTTTGAGGTAAATATGGGCGCACTCAATATCCCTAATCCTTTTGACCAGATTAAAGTGGTGATCCTCCAGAATGGCCGCTGGGATAATGCAGTGGTGAATCCGCGTCCGCAGTTTATCAACAATAATGTTATTAAATATAATACAGAAGTAGATTGTGTAATTCCCGGCGGTAAAGAGTTTCGCTGGATAGATCTGCGAAGTTTCCGCCTCCAGACAGAGCGCGTGAAACATACGGAATACCATACCAACAGTACCGACGTATATGCGCAACCGGATGTAGAGAGGGCCGATAAAATATACCAGTTTATTAAAGATATAAACGGTAAATACTACCTGGCTACGCTGGACGATTACGACCCTAATTTTGAAGGAGATTATGCGTCTGTGCATTTTAATTTTTCATCGCCGGAACCTTATGCCGGCTATGATATGTACATTTTCGGAGAGTTTACCAACTATGAAACGAATGACCTGAACAGGATGAAATACAATCCACAGACACGGGCATACGAATGTACTTTATTGCTGAAACAGGGGTATTACAATTATATCTATGGATTGATTGATCAGCGTGATCCTGCCGGTAAATTCAGTACTGCGCTGACAGAAGGTGATTACTGGGAAACAGAGAATAATTATACGATATTACTGTATTACAGATCACTTGGTACGAGGATAGATCAGCTGGTATCGACGATTACTTTGAATACAATTCTGAATAGAAAATAA
- a CDS encoding NAD(P)/FAD-dependent oxidoreductase, producing MSLNIPETKNPRVVIVGGGFGGINLAKHLKHAPVQVVLLDRNNYHLFQPLLYQVSTAGLEPDSIAFPLRGIFRKQKNLVFRMAEVTGIRAEENILETGIGELHYDYLIFATGSNTNFFGNKTIEANAIGMKSLIEAVQIRNYVVKQFEESLLLTDPEQIKAKLNFVMVGGGPTGVELAGAFAELRKYILPKDYASIPQNLMNVYLIEAGPRLLASFSEQTSQKTLKSLEELGVRVMLSTGVKEYDGKTVTLSTGEQIQSHSLLWSAGVKGVPVHGLPQDIILPNGRILVDDFNKLKGFKNVYAIGDIAQMTNDPRFPKGYPMVAQVAIQQGVNLAKNILLEMNGKVEKPFHYKDLGSMATIGRNRAVAEFAGIKMSGFPAWVVWMIVHLMSLLGFRNKLVVFINWFYRYFTFERGTRIIIKRGAANIVKLRQTVAS from the coding sequence ATGAGTCTCAACATTCCGGAAACGAAGAACCCAAGGGTAGTAATAGTAGGTGGTGGCTTTGGAGGTATTAATCTTGCTAAACACCTGAAACACGCTCCCGTTCAGGTTGTATTGCTGGACAGGAACAATTATCACCTGTTTCAGCCTTTGTTGTACCAGGTATCTACTGCAGGCCTGGAACCGGACAGTATCGCTTTCCCTTTACGTGGCATATTCCGCAAACAGAAAAACCTGGTATTCCGCATGGCGGAAGTAACCGGTATCCGTGCAGAAGAAAATATCCTGGAAACAGGTATCGGAGAATTGCACTACGATTATCTCATTTTCGCAACCGGCAGCAACACCAACTTCTTCGGTAATAAAACGATAGAAGCCAATGCTATCGGCATGAAATCTCTTATCGAAGCGGTGCAGATCAGGAATTATGTGGTGAAACAATTTGAAGAAAGTCTGCTCCTCACTGATCCTGAACAAATCAAAGCTAAACTCAACTTCGTAATGGTAGGCGGAGGCCCTACCGGCGTAGAATTAGCCGGTGCTTTCGCTGAATTACGCAAATATATCCTCCCTAAAGATTATGCTTCCATTCCTCAAAATCTGATGAATGTTTACCTGATCGAAGCAGGGCCTCGACTCCTGGCCTCTTTCAGCGAACAGACATCTCAAAAAACTTTGAAAAGTCTGGAAGAACTGGGTGTGCGTGTAATGCTTTCTACCGGTGTAAAAGAGTATGATGGTAAAACCGTCACTTTAAGTACCGGAGAACAGATCCAGTCACACTCCCTGTTATGGTCAGCTGGTGTGAAAGGCGTACCGGTGCACGGTTTGCCACAGGATATTATTCTGCCAAACGGCCGTATCCTCGTCGATGACTTCAACAAGCTGAAAGGCTTCAAAAATGTTTATGCTATCGGTGATATCGCCCAGATGACCAATGATCCACGCTTCCCTAAAGGGTATCCGATGGTAGCGCAGGTTGCGATCCAGCAGGGTGTAAATCTGGCTAAAAATATTTTACTGGAAATGAATGGAAAAGTAGAAAAGCCTTTCCATTATAAAGACCTCGGCAGTATGGCCACCATTGGTAGAAACCGCGCTGTTGCTGAGTTTGCAGGCATCAAAATGAGCGGCTTCCCTGCCTGGGTGGTTTGGATGATCGTTCACTTAATGAGTCTGCTCGGGTTCCGTAACAAACTGGTGGTATTTATCAACTGGTTCTATCGTTACTTTACCTTCGAACGTGGTACCCGTATTATCATCAAACGTGGTGCTGCCAACATCGTGAAACTACGGCAAACAGTAGCTTCTTAA
- a CDS encoding MIP/aquaporin family protein, whose amino-acid sequence MSPFLAEIVGTAFVILLGDGVVANVVLKNSKGNQGGWIVITMGWAMAVFVGVYCTGRYSGAHLNPAVTFALAIKGDFPWTSVPGYLLAQMLGAMTGATGVWLCYKKQFDITTDKGAILGTFCTAPAIRSVWYNFLTEFLATTAFILAILYISKPAVGIGSLDALPVAFLVLAIGLSLGGPTGYAINPARDLGPRIMHAILPIPSKGSSDWAYAWVPLLGPLAGAAFATIIFSLLK is encoded by the coding sequence ATGTCACCATTCCTGGCAGAAATTGTTGGAACAGCCTTCGTTATTCTTCTCGGAGATGGCGTGGTTGCCAATGTGGTCCTCAAAAACTCCAAAGGCAACCAGGGCGGATGGATCGTTATCACCATGGGCTGGGCTATGGCCGTATTTGTTGGCGTGTATTGCACCGGCCGTTACAGCGGCGCCCACCTCAATCCCGCTGTCACTTTTGCACTGGCGATAAAAGGTGACTTTCCGTGGACATCTGTCCCCGGATACCTGCTCGCACAAATGCTCGGCGCCATGACCGGCGCAACCGGAGTATGGCTCTGCTACAAAAAACAATTTGACATTACGACCGATAAAGGCGCAATTTTAGGCACTTTCTGCACCGCGCCGGCCATACGTAGTGTCTGGTATAACTTCCTGACCGAATTCCTGGCTACTACCGCCTTTATCCTGGCTATCCTCTATATCAGTAAGCCAGCCGTTGGCATCGGCTCCCTGGATGCCCTCCCTGTCGCATTTCTGGTGCTTGCCATTGGCCTCTCCCTCGGTGGACCTACCGGTTATGCCATCAACCCCGCCCGCGACCTGGGGCCACGTATTATGCATGCAATACTGCCTATCCCCTCCAAAGGCAGCAGCGACTGGGCCTACGCCTGGGTTCCTCTCCTTGGTCCACTCGCCGGAGCCGCCTTCGCCACAATAATTTTTTCTTTACTAAAATAA
- the glpK gene encoding glycerol kinase GlpK produces the protein MGKYILALDQGTTSSRAIIFDKNGAITAVAQKEFKQIFPQAGWVEHDPMEIWTTQAGVAGEAILRANCTGEDIAAIGITNQRETTIVWERKTGKPVHNAIVWQDRRTADYCNQLKKEGKEEMIRDKTGLLIDAYFSGTKIKWILDNVPGAREKAENGELAFGTVDSWIVWNYTRGKLHITDVSNASRTLLFNIHDLKWDEELLQLFNIPASMMPDVRQSSEVYGETEATLTPFKIKLAGIAGDQQAALFGQLCTEPGMIKNTYGTGCFMVLNTGETPKKSKNNLLTTIAWKIDGKVSYALEGSIFIGGAVVQWLRDGLGIIRHSADVEKLAATVPHSDGVYLVPAFAGLGAPYWNQYARGTMVGLTRGSTAAHIARAALDAIAYQTMDVLKAMEADTGMKIEELRVDGGATSNNLLMQFQADILNIRVVRPNITETTALGAAYLAGLAVGFWDSIETIAKQWQINATFEPAMEDHTRKELYKNWQRAIHAAQAWTE, from the coding sequence ATGGGAAAATACATTCTGGCGCTGGACCAGGGCACTACCTCCTCCCGCGCAATAATTTTTGATAAAAACGGAGCCATTACCGCTGTTGCACAAAAAGAATTTAAACAGATTTTCCCACAGGCAGGATGGGTTGAACATGACCCCATGGAAATATGGACCACCCAGGCCGGCGTTGCCGGTGAAGCCATACTCCGCGCCAATTGTACCGGTGAAGATATCGCCGCCATCGGCATCACCAACCAAAGAGAAACGACCATCGTATGGGAAAGAAAAACAGGTAAACCCGTCCATAACGCCATCGTGTGGCAAGACAGACGTACCGCCGATTACTGCAATCAACTTAAAAAAGAAGGCAAGGAAGAAATGATCCGTGATAAAACGGGATTACTCATAGACGCCTACTTCTCTGGTACTAAAATAAAATGGATCCTCGACAACGTTCCCGGCGCCAGAGAAAAAGCCGAAAACGGTGAACTCGCCTTTGGTACCGTCGATTCCTGGATCGTTTGGAATTATACCCGTGGCAAACTACACATCACGGATGTCAGTAATGCCTCACGTACACTACTCTTCAATATTCACGATCTCAAATGGGATGAAGAACTACTGCAGCTCTTTAATATCCCTGCCAGCATGATGCCGGATGTACGGCAATCCAGCGAGGTATACGGTGAAACAGAAGCCACACTCACTCCCTTTAAAATAAAGCTGGCTGGCATTGCCGGCGATCAGCAGGCTGCCCTCTTCGGACAGCTCTGCACCGAACCAGGTATGATCAAAAATACCTACGGCACCGGATGCTTTATGGTACTCAATACCGGTGAAACACCTAAAAAATCTAAAAATAATCTGCTCACTACCATCGCCTGGAAAATTGATGGGAAAGTCAGTTACGCCCTTGAAGGCAGTATCTTCATCGGTGGAGCCGTAGTACAGTGGCTCCGCGATGGCCTGGGCATTATCAGGCACTCCGCCGATGTGGAAAAACTCGCTGCCACGGTGCCGCACAGCGACGGTGTTTACCTTGTTCCCGCTTTTGCCGGATTAGGCGCCCCTTACTGGAACCAATATGCACGTGGCACTATGGTTGGACTCACCCGTGGCTCCACGGCCGCACATATTGCCAGGGCGGCACTGGATGCCATCGCCTACCAGACCATGGACGTGCTAAAAGCCATGGAAGCCGATACCGGTATGAAAATCGAAGAATTAAGGGTGGATGGCGGCGCTACCAGCAATAACCTGCTGATGCAGTTCCAGGCAGATATCCTCAATATCAGGGTAGTAAGGCCCAATATCACCGAAACAACAGCCCTTGGCGCAGCCTACCTCGCCGGACTGGCTGTTGGCTTCTGGGACAGCATTGAAACCATCGCCAAACAATGGCAGATAAATGCCACGTTCGAACCAGCCATGGAAGACCATACCAGAAAAGAACTCTACAAAAACTGGCAGCGAGCCATACATGCAGCGCAAGCCTGGACAGAATAA
- the fsa gene encoding fructose-6-phosphate aldolase, which yields MKFFIDTANLAQIQEAHDLGILDGVTTNPSLMAKEGIKGEAAILKHYKDICEITENGDVSAEVLSTDFKSIIEEGQKLAAIHPNIVVKVPMIKDGVKAIKWFTDNGIRTNCTLVFSAGQAILAAKAGAAYVSPFIGRIDDTNWDGVELIAQIAQIYSVQGFKTEILAASIRSALHIVKCAEVGADVCTCPLDSILGLLKHPLTDIGLAKFLEDARKM from the coding sequence ATGAAATTCTTTATTGATACAGCTAATCTGGCGCAAATACAGGAGGCTCACGATCTCGGTATCCTGGATGGTGTAACAACCAATCCATCTCTGATGGCAAAAGAAGGTATTAAAGGTGAAGCTGCTATTCTGAAGCATTACAAAGACATCTGCGAAATCACCGAAAATGGTGACGTGAGTGCAGAAGTACTTTCTACGGATTTTAAATCCATTATCGAAGAAGGACAGAAACTGGCGGCTATTCACCCGAACATCGTGGTGAAAGTTCCTATGATTAAAGACGGCGTGAAAGCAATCAAATGGTTCACCGACAACGGTATCAGAACCAACTGTACCCTGGTATTCTCTGCAGGTCAGGCTATCCTGGCTGCTAAAGCAGGTGCAGCTTACGTTTCCCCATTCATCGGTCGTATCGATGATACCAACTGGGATGGCGTTGAACTGATCGCTCAGATCGCTCAGATATATAGCGTACAGGGTTTCAAAACTGAAATCCTCGCAGCATCCATCCGTAGCGCACTCCACATCGTGAAATGTGCTGAAGTAGGTGCCGACGTATGTACCTGTCCGTTAGACTCTATTCTCGGCCTGCTGAAACATCCTTTAACGGATATCGGCCTGGCTAAATTCCTGGAAGATGCCAGGAAAATGTAA
- a CDS encoding RDD family protein translates to MNTIKIPTSFNIDLEFEAADIGLRFIAWLIDLVVRAIFVWIFYTMFGTFDMTDGAFSAVTLLFVTLPALLYPLLFELFMNGQTPGKKVMQIKVVGLIGNTPSTSQLLTRWFFRIIEQPFFFFAVIPVISIVRSPLKQRVGDIAAGTIVISTKQKGKIEDTIFRNINYEGYTPSFPEIMRLSDRDMNKIKELLDRALSGDDMLASRVANRVKDVLKISSNLPDTMFLETVLNDYNYYTTFEK, encoded by the coding sequence ATGAACACAATAAAAATTCCTACTTCCTTTAATATTGATCTCGAGTTTGAGGCAGCGGATATTGGCCTGCGTTTTATTGCATGGCTGATAGATTTAGTCGTGAGAGCAATATTTGTATGGATCTTTTATACCATGTTCGGAACCTTTGATATGACAGACGGCGCCTTTTCTGCTGTTACGCTGCTGTTTGTAACACTGCCGGCATTGCTTTATCCGCTGTTATTTGAGTTATTTATGAATGGGCAGACACCGGGAAAAAAGGTAATGCAGATCAAAGTGGTAGGGCTGATAGGGAACACGCCTTCAACGAGTCAGCTCCTGACCCGTTGGTTTTTCCGCATCATAGAACAGCCATTTTTCTTCTTTGCTGTTATTCCTGTGATTAGTATCGTCAGGTCACCGTTGAAGCAGCGTGTGGGAGATATTGCAGCAGGCACGATCGTTATCAGTACCAAACAGAAAGGTAAAATTGAAGATACCATCTTCCGTAATATCAATTACGAAGGATATACACCAAGTTTTCCAGAGATCATGCGGTTGTCTGACAGGGACATGAATAAAATCAAGGAGTTGCTAGACCGCGCTTTAAGCGGTGATGACATGCTTGCAAGTCGTGTGGCCAACAGGGTAAAAGATGTGTTGAAGATCAGCAGTAATTTACCGGACACTATGTTTTTGGAAACGGTGCTGAATGATTACAACTATTATACGACCTTTGAAAAGTAG
- a CDS encoding stage II sporulation protein M, with protein sequence MRESLFIKKNLARWKKYQEEPTDNPDEMSERFVSILDDLAYAKTFYSFSKVTRYINGIAAGIFQRIYQHKKEDTGRFLLFFKFELPLLFRKYHKTLLYAFCFFAVFCLIGTFSAAHDETFVRGVLGDEYLNMTEKNIANGDPFGVYNSRGELYMFLSIAYNNIYVSIACFVLGIFLGLGTLWMLFRNGIMIGAFHYLFVSHGLGWKAVLVVMIHGTIELSSLVISGCAGLILGNSILFPGTYKRSDSLKRAAKDGVKIMVALVPFFLVAAFLESFVTRHNHMPLLVSLLILAGSLAAIVYYFILYPIILHKKGYSLGDKGEVLITHKIAAAPHE encoded by the coding sequence ATGAGAGAATCTCTTTTTATCAAGAAAAATTTAGCCCGTTGGAAGAAGTACCAGGAAGAACCAACTGATAACCCGGATGAAATGTCCGAGCGCTTCGTTTCCATCCTGGACGACCTCGCATACGCTAAAACTTTTTATAGCTTCAGTAAAGTAACACGCTATATCAACGGCATTGCTGCCGGCATCTTTCAACGTATCTATCAGCATAAAAAAGAAGATACGGGAAGATTTCTTCTATTCTTCAAATTTGAGCTGCCGCTACTTTTCAGGAAATACCATAAAACTTTACTTTATGCATTCTGCTTCTTTGCTGTTTTTTGTCTGATAGGCACCTTTTCGGCAGCACATGATGAAACCTTTGTTCGTGGCGTACTCGGAGACGAATACCTCAACATGACGGAGAAGAATATCGCCAATGGCGACCCTTTCGGTGTTTATAACAGCAGGGGAGAATTATATATGTTCCTGTCTATCGCTTACAATAATATCTATGTTTCCATCGCCTGCTTCGTATTGGGTATATTTTTAGGCCTGGGAACATTATGGATGTTATTCAGAAATGGTATAATGATTGGCGCCTTTCATTACCTGTTTGTGTCGCATGGCCTCGGATGGAAAGCAGTGCTGGTAGTGATGATACACGGTACCATCGAGCTTTCAAGTCTGGTTATATCCGGTTGTGCCGGACTAATACTCGGCAACAGTATTTTGTTTCCGGGTACCTATAAACGTTCTGATTCCCTGAAAAGGGCCGCCAAAGACGGTGTGAAAATCATGGTGGCACTAGTCCCTTTCTTCCTGGTAGCGGCGTTCCTGGAATCCTTTGTAACACGACACAATCACATGCCGTTGCTGGTGAGTCTGTTGATATTAGCAGGTTCGCTGGCCGCTATTGTATATTATTTCATTTTATATCCTATCATCTTACATAAAAAAGGATATTCTTTGGGAGATAAAGGAGAAGTTTTGATCACCCATAAAATAGCAGCTGCACCGCACGAATGA
- a CDS encoding DUF4129 domain-containing protein, protein MKLKNIFILLSCCICMLTVPAKVRAQDSLKAHYKDLRKEFNKAATNDGSGLSPLSEIPEDSTAADSLAEDEEIVARPIATDTDSAGMVIDSQYSSMDEPVGLPNYNERPVSAEKLASLKKDKDLKYADSSEKDTDTSWSSLILSAIYLYVLAHIYIFRWVLLGLLLAVIGYLLFRYMSKNGLSFFRKPLVVGALKEEAPEEELHSTNEYERKIQEAVSKNDIRQAIRWSYLHLLFLLADAHMIKLAKDRTNKEYVRSLKNTPYYADFSILTMDYEYVWYGGFDISQHEFEKMLEQFKVFNHQISKAGE, encoded by the coding sequence ATGAAATTGAAAAACATCTTTATCCTGCTGAGCTGCTGCATCTGTATGCTGACCGTACCGGCCAAAGTCCGTGCGCAGGATAGCCTCAAGGCACATTACAAAGACCTGAGAAAGGAGTTTAATAAAGCTGCCACTAATGACGGATCTGGCTTAAGTCCACTCAGCGAAATACCGGAAGACAGTACCGCCGCAGATAGTTTGGCAGAGGACGAGGAGATAGTAGCCCGCCCGATTGCAACTGACACCGACAGTGCAGGGATGGTCATCGATAGCCAGTATTCTTCCATGGATGAACCGGTAGGGCTCCCGAATTACAACGAGCGTCCCGTTTCCGCAGAGAAATTAGCTTCCCTGAAAAAAGATAAAGACCTTAAATATGCTGATAGCAGTGAAAAAGATACAGACACCAGCTGGAGCTCATTGATCCTAAGTGCAATATACCTGTATGTACTGGCGCATATCTATATTTTCAGATGGGTGCTGCTAGGGCTGTTGCTGGCTGTTATTGGTTATCTGCTTTTCAGATATATGAGCAAAAATGGTTTGTCTTTCTTCCGGAAACCACTGGTAGTAGGTGCTTTAAAGGAAGAGGCGCCTGAAGAGGAATTACACAGTACCAATGAGTACGAACGGAAAATTCAGGAAGCCGTTTCGAAAAATGATATACGCCAGGCGATTCGCTGGTCATACCTGCACCTGCTGTTCCTGCTCGCCGATGCCCATATGATTAAACTGGCAAAAGACAGGACCAACAAGGAATATGTACGTTCCCTGAAAAATACACCGTATTATGCCGACTTCTCTATCCTGACGATGGATTATGAATATGTCTGGTACGGTGGGTTTGATATCAGTCAACACGAATTTGAAAAAATGCTGGAACAATTCAAGGTCTTTAACCATCAAATAAGCAAAGCTGGTGAGTAA
- a CDS encoding DUF4350 domain-containing protein: MSKKFYYIAGAVVGLLVILLVLTSSNNRDEAKHSTDMSHPSFSSKDKEAGGAYSAFQLLPSLFSNNPVQIVTKPFSVSYKKDEQLKRTGNAYIIVANQLFLSKQDVTDLLEYVQAGNELFIAANRIDQQLNDKLGIVTSLMEDGGVVMPGSQQYIDTLNDINKTYRYKGPVLERYFTKADTSLTRVLGYSPHDHPNFVRMRYGNGRIFILLNPYTFTNYFLLHNNNAEALSIQMSYMDEVAENLYWDDFYNTQLGPRNDDFSEWQVLLRYPAIRWALWLTLALMLLYVGFESKRRQRIIPIKPAVTNASLEFVDTIGQLYYQQHDHVNISHKMVVHVLEYIRSRYYLNTNTLDGDFAILLSKKTAVSEEEAKRLVRLINNVQQHGYIDAEFVRELYRSIQLFYLNTK; this comes from the coding sequence GTGAGTAAAAAGTTTTATTACATAGCGGGAGCTGTTGTTGGTTTATTGGTCATCCTGCTGGTACTTACTTCTTCCAATAACAGAGACGAAGCGAAGCACAGCACGGATATGAGCCATCCCAGCTTTTCCAGCAAGGACAAGGAAGCCGGTGGCGCTTACAGTGCCTTTCAGTTATTACCATCTCTTTTCAGTAATAACCCGGTACAGATTGTAACCAAGCCTTTTTCGGTTTCCTATAAAAAAGATGAACAGCTGAAAAGAACAGGAAACGCGTATATCATCGTTGCCAATCAATTGTTTCTCTCTAAGCAGGATGTGACCGATCTGCTGGAATATGTACAGGCTGGAAATGAATTGTTTATTGCTGCCAACAGGATAGATCAGCAGCTGAATGACAAACTGGGAATAGTGACCAGTCTGATGGAGGATGGTGGTGTAGTGATGCCGGGCTCTCAGCAATATATCGATACATTGAATGATATCAACAAAACGTATCGCTATAAAGGACCAGTCCTGGAGCGTTATTTTACGAAGGCAGATACCAGTCTGACAAGGGTATTAGGCTACTCCCCACATGATCATCCTAATTTTGTGAGAATGAGATATGGTAATGGGAGGATATTTATTTTACTGAACCCTTATACCTTCACAAATTATTTTCTACTTCATAATAACAATGCTGAAGCGCTTTCCATCCAGATGAGTTATATGGACGAAGTAGCGGAAAACCTATACTGGGACGACTTCTACAACACACAGCTCGGGCCGCGTAACGATGACTTTTCAGAATGGCAGGTGTTGCTACGTTATCCTGCAATAAGATGGGCATTATGGCTGACGCTTGCGTTGATGTTGCTGTATGTAGGTTTTGAAAGCAAGCGCCGTCAGCGAATTATCCCGATCAAACCGGCAGTTACCAATGCCTCATTGGAGTTCGTTGACACGATCGGGCAGCTGTATTACCAGCAGCATGATCACGTAAATATCTCCCATAAGATGGTGGTGCATGTATTGGAGTATATTCGTTCCCGTTATTACCTCAATACGAATACACTGGATGGAGATTTTGCCATACTGCTCAGCAAGAAAACGGCTGTTTCAGAAGAGGAGGCGAAGCGGCTGGTAAGGCTGATCAACAACGTACAACAGCATGGTTATATCGATGCAGAATTTGTAAGAGAATTATACCGAAGCATTCAACTTTTTTATCTAAATACAAAATAA